The DNA segment catgctcctcctcctcctcggttTTCTGAACAGGCCCGCGGAGAGCCGGACGATTCACATGGACGGGTGCTCTGCCAACGTTCACCTCCATGAACTACACCAGTACTTCTCTGAGATAAAATCAGATGCGGTGAGTGtaatcaaaacacacacacacacacacacacgccagtGCAGCTGCTCATGGATGCAGACACAGAAAGTCATTCGCTTCATGTCCAAGTGTTCATGATTAGATGGAAAGGAGCCGCCTGAGAGAGATTTTAATCCCCAATTTTCTGATCTTACATGACAGATATCAGCAGACGGCGAGATTGGAGTAAAACTTCTGGATGCATCTCTGATGAAGAATGTTCAGGTGAGCTCTTCAGGCATTTTCACATGAGAACATTTCCATCCTGCTTCTTAATGCATACTACACCATACATCACTCGATGTGGTGATGAATGCTTTCACTCCTGACACCTGCTTGCCTCCACCAGGAGGGCCAGATGTGCTGCTTTGTGCGTCTGCTGCTGCGTTTCTACGTCGAACGAGTCTTCGGCAACTACGAGTCCTCTCAACCAAGTCAGCAGCGCTGCTCCAGCGCCTTGGCAAACGCTTTTGTCAGCATCAGGAGGGAAATGCATAAATGTGTAAGTTAGCCATCCTGTTTCAGCTGCGATGTTACCAGAAGCAGCTCTGGGTCACGTTAATGACCTTTGAACTCTGCTTTTCTCAGCACTGCCACTGTGGAGAAGAAACCCAGAGAACAATTGACTCAGTGCTCGCCAGCTTTGACAAGGTGCGTTACGCCATGTGTGCTTTCTGTACAAAATGCAAAGATCTTATCTGAGCTCACATAACTACAGCTAGATGCAGAAGGTTTCACTTTTAGTGGGCAAAGAAATAGCTTTGAAAAGACTTTGCATGTCAGGAATTATTGAGCATCTTGTTCTTGTTACCAACAAACTCAAT comes from the Gambusia affinis linkage group LG07, SWU_Gaff_1.0, whole genome shotgun sequence genome and includes:
- the il19l gene encoding interleukin 19 like, which codes for MEAQRHTSSPELILSGNTQLHLQVTTVMKMLLSSSICAMLLLLLGFLNRPAESRTIHMDGCSANVHLHELHQYFSEIKSDAISADGEIGVKLLDASLMKNVQEGQMCCFVRLLLRFYVERVFGNYESSQPSQQRCSSALANAFVSIRREMHKCHCHCGEETQRTIDSVLASFDKLQIQQAAQKAVGELGTVLDWLEGLGSIS